In Spirochaetota bacterium, the DNA window TCCGGCTGGGGGCCGTGGGTCCCACCGCGCGCGCGTCCGGCGTGGCGCGCGACGTGCGCAAGGACGATCCGTATCTCGCGTACGGCGAGCTCGACTTCAAGGTGAGCACAAGCGAGCTTTCGGACGTATACGGAAGGACCGTCGTGCGATTGCTCGAGCTCATGGAATCGTTTTCCATTATTCGCCAGGTGGTCGCGAACATGCCCGACGGGCCCGTGTCCGTAAAGGCGCCGCGCAAGGTTCCCGCGGGGGAGGCCCTCAGCCGCTACGAGGCCCCGCGCGGCGAGGACGTGCACTACGTGCGCGCGAACGGCACCGAGCGTCCCGAGCGCGTCAAGGTGCGCGCCCCTACGCTGGCGAACCTCCAGTCCGTCGCGAAGATGCTCGAAGACCGCTACCTGGCCGATACGCCCATCATCATCGCGGCGATCGACCCGTGTTTTTCGTGCACGGACCGCATGATCGTGAAAGACGAGCGCACGGGAAAGAGCGGCATGATGAACTGGGACGAACTGAGGCGCTACGGTATCGAGTGGTACCGCGGCCGCGGCATCGATACGTCCACGCTGAAACTCGCGCTGCCGTAACGCGCGATTGTGAGAGGAGACAATGGCCGAGATACTTTTTTACATATTCATTTTCCCCGGGATACTGTTCCTGCTGGTGACGAGCTTCGTCATCGAGTTCATCGACCGGAAGCTCCATGCCAGGCTCCAGAACCGCGTAGGTCCGCCCTGGTTCCAGCCGCTCGCCGATTTCATCAAGCTCCTTGGAAAAGAGGTGGTGATAACCGATGACGCCGACCGGACGATATTCCGCACGATGCCGGTGGTCGCGCTCACCGCGGCCGTCACGGCGTTCTTCTATATCCCGCTCTGGGGGACGCAGGCGATATACTCCTTCAACGGGGATCTTATCGTGGTGCTGTACCTCCTCACGCTGCCCACGCTCGCCTTCTTCCTGGGCGGCTGGTACTCGCGCAGCGTCTACGCCATGATCGGCGCGTCGCGCGCGCTCACCCAGCTCTTCGCGTACGAGGTCCCGCTGCTGCTCTCCGTCCTCGCATCGGCGCTCCTGGCGGGCACATGGTCGCTCTCCGAGCTCGCGCAATTCTACGCCGGACACACGGGCTGGTGGCTTTTCAACCTGGTCGGTTTCTTCGTGGCGCTCATCGCGCTCCTGGGCAAGCTCGAGAAGGTTCCCTTCGACATTCCCGAGGCGGAGACCGAGATCGTGGCCGGCTACCTGACCGAGTACAGCGGGAGCCTCTATGCCTTCATCCGCCTTACGCTCAACATCGAGCTGATCGTGGGTTCCGCGCTCCTCGCCGCGGTATTTTTCCCCTGGGGGCTCTCGTACGGCCCCGTCGCCGGCTTCGCGTTTTTCATCCTCAAGCTCGCGCTCATCATGGGACTCATCACGCTCCTGCGCTCGGTGCTCGCGCGATTCCGCATCGACCAGATGATCGAATTCTGCTGGAAGTACGTCTCAACGGTCGCCTTTGCGCAGGTGATCGCCACGCTGGTAATCAAAGGGGTGCTCGTCAGATGAAAAAGCCCGCCGCCATGACCATGCAGCTTCTGCGCTCGCTTTTCACGAAGCCCGCGACGACGCGCTATCCCCACGAACCCTC includes these proteins:
- a CDS encoding NADH-quinone oxidoreductase subunit H produces the protein MAEILFYIFIFPGILFLLVTSFVIEFIDRKLHARLQNRVGPPWFQPLADFIKLLGKEVVITDDADRTIFRTMPVVALTAAVTAFFYIPLWGTQAIYSFNGDLIVVLYLLTLPTLAFFLGGWYSRSVYAMIGASRALTQLFAYEVPLLLSVLASALLAGTWSLSELAQFYAGHTGWWLFNLVGFFVALIALLGKLEKVPFDIPEAETEIVAGYLTEYSGSLYAFIRLTLNIELIVGSALLAAVFFPWGLSYGPVAGFAFFILKLALIMGLITLLRSVLARFRIDQMIEFCWKYVSTVAFAQVIATLVIKGVLVR